From Fibrobacter sp. UWH6, one genomic window encodes:
- the rhuM gene encoding RhuM family protein — MAELFEVGVPAISKHLKNIFEEGELEEYNLDAIISVGYRINSSRATQFSKCASQILKEYIVKGFALDDKRRRYS, encoded by the coding sequence ATGGCAGAGCTATTTGAAGTTGGTGTCCCTGCAATTAGCAAACACCTAAAGAACATCTTTGAGGAAGGTGAACTGGAAGAATACAACCTAGACGCAATCATTTCCGTAGGCTATCGAATAAATTCCTCGAGGGCAACGCAGTTCAGCAAATGTGCTAGCCAAATTCTCAAGGAGTACATCGTCAAGGGATTTGCGCTAGATGACAAACGTCGGCGATATTCTTGA
- a CDS encoding phospholipid-binding protein MlaC produces the protein MFKKMLIAIACASLFAFAAEDPVASIQKKDAELQALIKKSNRSAKETERVKSLLNESFDFELLAKKSLSSSDWKAQDEASQKKFVEEFQRMVKNSSAKRLEVYRADSTVYEPAKLKKNGEEASVVAHLWNKGKESVLEYKMSQVNGNWKAWDLVIDDLSTARNYKEQFGQILKTKSFAELIEVISKKADEAEK, from the coding sequence ATGTTCAAGAAAATGTTAATTGCTATTGCCTGTGCAAGCCTGTTTGCTTTTGCAGCCGAAGATCCCGTCGCTTCTATCCAGAAGAAGGATGCCGAACTGCAGGCCTTGATCAAGAAGTCTAATCGTAGCGCCAAGGAAACTGAACGCGTTAAGTCCTTGCTGAACGAATCCTTTGACTTCGAATTGCTGGCCAAGAAGTCCCTGTCTTCTAGCGACTGGAAGGCTCAGGATGAAGCCTCCCAGAAAAAGTTCGTCGAAGAATTCCAGCGCATGGTCAAGAACTCCAGCGCCAAGCGCCTTGAAGTTTACCGCGCCGACTCTACCGTTTATGAACCGGCCAAGCTGAAGAAGAACGGCGAAGAAGCTTCTGTTGTTGCTCACCTCTGGAACAAGGGCAAGGAATCTGTTCTTGAATACAAGATGAGCCAGGTGAACGGTAACTGGAAGGCCTGGGATCTGGTCATTGACGACCTTTCTACAGCTCGCAACTATAAGGAACAGTTCGGTCAGATTCTTAAGACCAAGAGCTTTGCTGAACTGATTGAAGTCATCTCCAAGAAAGCCGACGAGGCGGAGAAGTAA
- a CDS encoding HU family DNA-binding protein, which produces MPNITKQTLIQEIAKSTGFVRNDIKTVIEQFLDLVGEKLIEGNTIEIRGFGTFSCKPRKSRPARNPRTGETVMIEERMVPSFKFSNDIKDKINSLEAIVEGVNAKLESEDKDVMIAVKSTEDEA; this is translated from the coding sequence GTGCCTAATATTACTAAACAAACTCTGATTCAAGAAATCGCCAAGTCCACTGGATTTGTGCGCAACGATATTAAGACCGTCATCGAACAGTTCCTCGACCTGGTGGGCGAAAAGCTGATCGAAGGCAATACCATCGAAATCCGCGGTTTCGGTACTTTCAGCTGCAAGCCTCGCAAGTCTCGTCCGGCTCGCAATCCCCGCACCGGCGAAACCGTCATGATCGAGGAACGCATGGTTCCCTCCTTCAAGTTCAGCAATGACATCAAGGATAAGATCAATTCCCTGGAAGCCATTGTGGAAGGCGTGAACGCAAAGCTGGAATCCGAAGACAAGGACGTGATGATCGCCGTCAAGTCCACCGAAGACGAAGCCTAA
- a CDS encoding alpha-amylase/4-alpha-glucanotransferase domain-containing protein → MAYDFAILYLMKPSLSIVLQLPPSTAYAKLDAVAENLLSGMSKVLESGKFRFSIFMDGPTLEAAGRVARPLMFGKFRRAVEEGCLEFLGGGFHDAMLPLFPTELQSMQLQKQAELLWKYFSIEPTGYFNSSMVWEMDMTELLEKHRFEYALVQESALQDALGRTTPVSGWYSVEDKGSFLRVVPVSEVITNAIQNDDYRWLELAEPYCRGGKTAVVLLDVPPMPGDIVPFFERLLDFVETNDLQTKTVSSLVNDQSTEGRLSSLLSAGRKIGLPAAAKTCRELLIRRPEVNLLHKCLLSLYRRAVGNLKDKAKQDFLEMLLPLMSPIYYRDMQDCEGMRSPLVRWWGARFLMQAANRLSELVSFDGIRLEVADFMLEGRKQIWAENHSYSFMLDYFGGGFLRILNGKNSENSLLGSWRDDGEAAVGFMDFMIPNVELSAAKLDQILEYREGALREPYDYQVKRHEGGTDILLLGEQHFSFSEQMGVLLVEKFYELSSEGSDFDLRFKLTNAAFSLAKGFFGSLLETGLLACNGRRQILVNGSAIAFDFSSPLVYPEAKVIEILDKVTTSRIRLEFETPASLLVSPMFGASSSAAPEALQGIRLFPFWKVELESNAEKNLNMTVRFSKR, encoded by the coding sequence ATGGCGTACGATTTTGCTATCCTTTATCTTATGAAACCGTCTCTGTCTATAGTATTGCAGCTGCCTCCGTCGACCGCTTACGCAAAGCTTGATGCTGTTGCGGAAAACTTGTTGTCTGGTATGAGCAAGGTGCTTGAATCTGGCAAGTTCCGTTTTTCGATTTTTATGGATGGACCTACGCTTGAGGCTGCAGGACGTGTTGCCAGGCCTTTGATGTTCGGTAAATTCCGCAGGGCTGTTGAAGAGGGATGTCTTGAATTTTTGGGTGGCGGTTTCCATGATGCGATGCTGCCCCTGTTCCCTACGGAATTGCAATCGATGCAGCTTCAGAAGCAGGCGGAGTTGCTCTGGAAATATTTTTCCATTGAGCCGACCGGATACTTTAACTCGTCCATGGTTTGGGAAATGGACATGACGGAACTTCTGGAAAAGCATCGGTTTGAATATGCCCTTGTGCAGGAGTCCGCCCTTCAGGATGCTCTTGGACGTACGACTCCGGTTTCTGGCTGGTACTCGGTAGAGGACAAGGGGTCCTTCTTGCGGGTGGTTCCTGTTTCGGAGGTTATCACCAATGCGATTCAGAATGACGATTACCGCTGGCTGGAATTGGCGGAACCTTATTGCCGTGGTGGCAAGACTGCCGTTGTGTTACTGGATGTTCCTCCTATGCCGGGCGACATCGTGCCGTTCTTTGAAAGGCTGCTGGATTTTGTAGAGACTAATGATCTGCAGACCAAGACTGTTTCTAGTTTGGTCAACGACCAGAGTACGGAAGGTCGTCTGAGTTCCCTGCTTTCTGCGGGTAGAAAGATTGGTTTGCCTGCAGCAGCTAAGACTTGCCGCGAGCTTCTGATCCGTCGCCCCGAGGTGAATCTGCTGCACAAGTGCCTGCTATCCTTGTATAGGCGTGCGGTTGGAAACCTGAAGGATAAGGCGAAGCAGGATTTTTTGGAAATGTTGTTGCCGCTGATGTCTCCGATTTATTATCGAGATATGCAGGATTGTGAAGGTATGCGTTCACCCCTGGTTCGCTGGTGGGGGGCCAGGTTCCTGATGCAGGCGGCAAACCGCTTGTCAGAGCTGGTTTCCTTTGATGGAATCAGGCTGGAAGTGGCTGACTTTATGTTGGAAGGTCGTAAGCAGATTTGGGCTGAGAACCATTCCTACTCGTTTATGCTTGATTATTTCGGTGGCGGTTTTCTTAGAATTCTGAATGGAAAGAATTCAGAAAACAGTCTGCTAGGTTCTTGGCGAGATGATGGTGAAGCTGCCGTGGGTTTTATGGACTTCATGATTCCCAATGTGGAATTGAGTGCGGCCAAGCTTGATCAGATTCTTGAATATCGTGAGGGTGCTTTGCGAGAACCCTACGATTATCAGGTGAAGCGTCATGAGGGGGGTACGGATATTCTCCTTTTGGGGGAACAGCATTTCTCGTTCAGCGAACAGATGGGAGTCCTTCTTGTGGAGAAGTTCTATGAACTTTCTTCTGAAGGGTCTGATTTTGATCTTCGTTTTAAACTTACGAATGCGGCCTTCTCCTTGGCCAAGGGATTCTTTGGCTCCCTTCTTGAAACAGGACTTCTTGCATGTAATGGCCGACGTCAAATTCTTGTGAATGGCAGCGCCATTGCTTTTGATTTTAGTTCTCCGTTGGTTTACCCAGAAGCCAAGGTTATTGAAATCCTTGACAAGGTGACTACCAGTCGCATTAGACTTGAGTTCGAGACTCCGGCTTCGTTGCTGGTGTCTCCGATGTTTGGTGCTTCGTCGTCTGCGGCGCCGGAAGCCTTGCAGGGCATTCGACTGTTCCCCTTCTGGAAGGTCGAGCTGGAATCCAATGCCGAAAAGAACCTGAACATGACCGTTCGATTTTCTAAGAGGTAA
- a CDS encoding pseudouridine synthase, translating into MPALTLERLVASIGFGSRKEARALIRAGMVEMDGEVVDDPFVEFKTRPETIVVNGEEIPTVEKLYIMMDKPLDVECSHNARDHQSIYSLLPDRFTAMGLQSVGRLDADSSGLILLSNQGDFIHKVESPKKGYLKKYRVTLAREFTAEQKAELLKGVMLKDERRPVLARELSEERIVIDGEEKDTVVISIGEGLYHQVRRMFAAVGNHVMTLSREAIGPVTMDGSLGSGGWRFMTEEEVTSLTK; encoded by the coding sequence ATGCCTGCTTTGACTTTGGAACGCCTGGTGGCGTCAATTGGTTTCGGCTCCCGCAAGGAAGCCCGCGCTCTTATCCGCGCCGGTATGGTGGAAATGGATGGCGAAGTGGTGGACGATCCCTTCGTGGAATTCAAGACCCGCCCCGAGACGATCGTTGTGAATGGAGAAGAAATTCCCACGGTTGAAAAATTGTACATCATGATGGACAAGCCTCTTGATGTGGAATGCAGCCACAATGCCCGCGACCATCAGTCTATCTACAGCTTGCTTCCGGATCGCTTTACCGCCATGGGCCTGCAGTCTGTGGGCCGCCTGGACGCGGATTCCTCTGGTTTGATTTTACTCTCTAACCAGGGTGATTTCATTCATAAGGTGGAAAGCCCCAAGAAAGGCTACCTGAAAAAATATCGCGTGACTTTGGCCCGTGAATTTACCGCCGAACAGAAGGCAGAACTTCTGAAGGGCGTGATGCTGAAGGATGAACGTCGCCCGGTTCTTGCCCGTGAACTTTCCGAAGAACGTATTGTGATTGACGGCGAAGAAAAGGATACGGTTGTCATTTCCATCGGTGAAGGCCTGTACCATCAGGTGCGCCGCATGTTTGCCGCCGTGGGCAACCATGTGATGACCCTTTCCCGCGAGGCCATCGGCCCTGTCACCATGGACGGTTCCTTGGGCAGCGGCGGCTGGCGATTTATGACTGAAGAAGAAGTTACTTCTTTGACGAAGTAA
- a CDS encoding TolC family protein, producing MAGEVRYDLSRFVEEGLNSDPQLAETRFGAQSKQDKIAQLKAEAILPTFYVGMMVGPAPGLRDEIDNGDTTEVYDFSKMGPYWGVQARFVQPLNLGQYRAGKAALEADLEQKNFEIEHQVHKKDVELQTYYYNYLLAKEMIRIAADAQKQVDNAYEKMEEALDDDDPSVSQMDLLNLKAKMHTVKEGVSEANLGMKRVLLAIRFALNMRDEDTFASEDSVLTPRSERLPSLEEVRDITFRNHPELKQLNAGLRARRLQMDLAEAKLAPEFFVMGEVEYVKSWAGNRSIMQKDAFSEDAVNKLTGAVGFGLRYNLNFWKNWEKFRAAKTDYRGLQLKEGYAANGLIAKAEEQYYIVQSAKEKMDAMKESLRASEAILKGAAMQYDLDKSKTGDLVSAYTQNVSMQKDYYFAVCKYNVEFAQLISKMGLSLKDFQSNLIKK from the coding sequence ATGGCTGGAGAGGTCCGGTATGACTTGTCTCGCTTTGTAGAAGAGGGCTTGAATTCCGATCCCCAGCTGGCAGAAACAAGGTTTGGTGCCCAGTCAAAACAAGACAAGATTGCTCAGTTGAAGGCCGAGGCTATTTTGCCCACTTTCTATGTGGGTATGATGGTCGGTCCGGCTCCTGGTCTTCGTGATGAAATCGATAATGGCGACACGACCGAGGTCTATGATTTTTCCAAGATGGGGCCTTATTGGGGCGTGCAGGCTCGATTTGTGCAGCCTTTGAATCTGGGACAGTATCGTGCAGGCAAGGCTGCCCTTGAAGCAGACCTGGAACAGAAAAATTTTGAAATTGAACATCAGGTCCACAAGAAAGATGTGGAACTGCAGACTTACTATTACAACTACCTGCTTGCCAAGGAAATGATTCGCATTGCCGCTGATGCCCAGAAGCAGGTGGATAATGCCTACGAGAAGATGGAAGAGGCGCTGGATGATGATGACCCCAGTGTTTCCCAGATGGATTTGTTGAATCTCAAGGCGAAAATGCATACCGTGAAGGAAGGTGTTTCTGAAGCCAACCTGGGTATGAAACGCGTGTTGCTGGCAATTCGTTTTGCGTTGAACATGCGTGACGAAGACACTTTTGCTTCGGAGGATTCTGTCTTGACTCCCCGTAGTGAACGTCTGCCTTCCCTGGAAGAGGTTCGCGATATCACCTTCCGTAACCATCCGGAATTGAAACAGCTGAACGCTGGTCTTAGGGCTCGTAGACTTCAGATGGATCTGGCAGAAGCTAAACTGGCTCCCGAATTTTTCGTGATGGGCGAAGTGGAATATGTAAAGAGCTGGGCTGGTAACCGTAGCATTATGCAGAAGGATGCCTTCTCTGAAGACGCGGTGAACAAGTTGACTGGTGCAGTTGGTTTTGGTCTCCGTTATAACTTGAATTTCTGGAAGAACTGGGAAAAATTCAGGGCTGCGAAGACGGATTATCGTGGCTTGCAACTGAAGGAAGGCTATGCCGCCAATGGTTTGATCGCCAAGGCTGAAGAACAGTATTATATCGTGCAGTCCGCCAAGGAAAAGATGGATGCCATGAAGGAAAGTCTTCGCGCTTCGGAAGCTATCTTGAAGGGTGCGGCCATGCAGTATGACTTGGATAAGTCTAAAACGGGCGACCTGGTTTCTGCATACACCCAGAATGTGTCTATGCAGAAGGACTATTATTTTGCGGTTTGCAAGTACAATGTGGAATTTGCTCAGCTGATCTCCAAGATGGGATTGTCGCTGAAGGACTTCCAGTCGAATTTAATAAAAAAGTGA
- a CDS encoding tRNA-dihydrouridine synthase gives MLKDVENLKPAVKSFKLRELEVFPNTILSPMDGVTDAPFRRLCRVLSGNRMGLLVSEFVPTNADEIFSLTGHKQLKFYPEEKPFGIQIFGCYPDKMAAAAQKIADGLHPDYIEVNAGCPAPKVAGKGSGSGLLRDLPRLQEILHDTRKALDTCQVNVPLTLKCRIGWDDDSINVMETLKIAEGEGVELLVVHGRTRLQGYNGLANWDWIGKVAAAAKIPVVGNGDVNSVECALERINTYGVSGVSIGRGAMHNPWIFGQIADAWEGKPAHIITAEEALDVFSIYYKFLEEEGRTEMGAMGRLKQLAARLCKGFVDGSEGCADEPQTGTSAAMEVRQTLLTAQTPEEFFERKEKLKSGIAKSLRYEPNRLVNLNGAKDNTLVFGNRYENR, from the coding sequence ATGTTGAAAGATGTTGAAAATTTAAAACCAGCTGTTAAGTCCTTTAAACTCCGTGAATTAGAGGTGTTTCCCAATACCATTTTGAGCCCCATGGACGGGGTGACAGATGCCCCTTTTAGGCGTTTATGCCGTGTTTTGTCGGGAAATCGCATGGGATTGTTGGTATCTGAGTTCGTACCCACCAATGCCGACGAGATTTTTAGCCTTACGGGCCATAAACAGCTGAAATTCTACCCCGAGGAAAAGCCGTTCGGTATCCAGATTTTTGGCTGTTATCCCGATAAGATGGCCGCTGCGGCCCAAAAAATCGCAGATGGGCTCCATCCTGACTATATAGAGGTGAATGCGGGCTGCCCGGCCCCCAAGGTGGCGGGAAAGGGTAGCGGATCCGGTTTGCTTAGGGATTTGCCCCGTCTGCAGGAAATTTTGCACGATACCCGTAAGGCCCTGGATACATGTCAGGTGAATGTACCTCTAACCTTGAAGTGCCGCATTGGTTGGGATGACGATTCCATCAACGTCATGGAAACTTTGAAAATCGCGGAAGGGGAGGGCGTGGAACTTCTGGTGGTTCACGGCCGTACTCGCCTGCAGGGCTACAACGGTCTGGCCAATTGGGACTGGATCGGGAAGGTGGCCGCCGCCGCAAAGATTCCCGTGGTTGGCAATGGCGATGTGAATAGTGTGGAATGTGCCCTGGAACGCATCAATACCTATGGCGTGTCCGGCGTAAGCATTGGCAGGGGCGCCATGCACAACCCCTGGATTTTCGGGCAAATCGCCGACGCTTGGGAAGGTAAGCCTGCCCATATTATTACCGCTGAAGAGGCCCTGGACGTGTTCTCCATCTACTACAAGTTCCTGGAAGAAGAAGGCCGCACGGAAATGGGCGCCATGGGCCGTTTAAAGCAACTGGCCGCACGACTTTGCAAGGGATTTGTGGATGGCTCCGAAGGTTGCGCGGACGAACCGCAGACTGGTACGTCGGCCGCCATGGAAGTCCGTCAGACTTTGCTCACTGCCCAGACTCCCGAGGAATTTTTCGAACGCAAGGAAAAGCTGAAAAGTGGCATCGCCAAGAGCCTGCGCTACGAACCCAACCGCCTGGTGAATCTGAACGGCGCCAAGGATAACACCCTGGTTTTCGGGAATCGCTACGAGAATCGATAG
- a CDS encoding lytic transglycosylase domain-containing protein has protein sequence MKTSVRFPAWLLGLALILWFGALGLFVSRWFTQQRALSEIAAQEIELRNDLDRLSTWGKWTIDFIKIDKALAYLSKDRLTEEQRALLSEQIWQISRSYATDPLLILAVVAQESHGNPNARGRMQSGKFSGALGLMQIKLETAKKMGDRFGLPIEKEEDLLRPEINVTVGTAYLMRLIAKYGNWKDALIAYNLGHSAVDKMLEKGTSLPTRYYEHVVSKYRNLTQLSFL, from the coding sequence ATGAAGACCAGTGTTCGTTTTCCTGCGTGGTTATTGGGCTTGGCGCTAATCCTATGGTTTGGCGCTTTGGGTCTTTTCGTGTCTAGGTGGTTTACCCAGCAGCGTGCGTTATCTGAAATTGCTGCACAGGAAATAGAATTACGAAATGATCTAGATAGGCTGTCTACCTGGGGAAAATGGACTATTGATTTTATAAAGATAGACAAGGCTTTGGCTTACCTCTCGAAGGACCGTCTAACAGAAGAACAACGTGCTCTCCTGTCGGAACAGATTTGGCAGATTTCCAGGTCCTATGCCACGGATCCCTTGCTGATTTTGGCGGTGGTGGCCCAGGAGAGTCACGGCAATCCCAATGCCCGCGGTAGAATGCAGTCGGGAAAGTTTTCTGGTGCCTTAGGTTTAATGCAGATCAAGCTGGAGACCGCCAAGAAAATGGGGGATCGTTTTGGCTTGCCTATTGAAAAGGAAGAGGACCTGCTCAGACCGGAAATCAACGTGACTGTCGGTACTGCCTATTTGATGCGCCTTATTGCAAAATATGGAAACTGGAAGGATGCCCTGATTGCTTACAACCTTGGACATTCCGCTGTGGATAAAATGCTGGAAAAGGGAACTTCCTTGCCCACACGTTATTATGAACATGTTGTTTCAAAGTATAGAAACTTGACCCAACTTTCATTCTTGTAA